The following proteins are co-located in the Haloarcula marismortui ATCC 43049 genome:
- a CDS encoding PAS domain-containing protein — translation MDDGAELLVGELFQSLAEEGRTETREALLDVYQNSAVREREALSRTLLSELLALLDARLDRETEVEILANSVGSLTERFSAMVQSIPAAVVVLDAERSIQFWNDGAERLFGWDESQVVGRPYADTLAESPETLDRLLASLVDGESLTGVESCHRHANGSSLDVRLWGAPLTGESTDGASLFVHDISEQKQREQRLTVLNRLFRHNIRNDVTVIRGHLELLSDERESEHIDIIADRIEDIRGLSEAAHQIEKLQNSDETEQTTFDPRVLLCDRAGRLQAEHTTIELRQDLQVEGHVVGHELLPYAFDNVLDNAVEHNDADTPQVDVVVEPAVEGDRVVLRVADNGPGLPETEQAVLTTGTETPLTHSTGTGLWLTQWIVRESDGSISVSESRFGGTEVEIRLRRPVD, via the coding sequence ATGGACGACGGCGCTGAGTTACTCGTTGGTGAGCTGTTTCAATCGCTAGCTGAAGAAGGGCGCACAGAAACGCGCGAAGCGCTGTTGGACGTGTATCAGAACAGCGCCGTCCGTGAGCGAGAGGCGCTGTCTCGGACGCTGCTGTCTGAGCTACTGGCGCTGCTGGACGCTCGGCTCGACCGCGAGACGGAGGTCGAAATACTGGCGAATTCGGTCGGGTCGCTAACGGAGCGCTTCTCAGCCATGGTCCAGTCAATACCTGCCGCAGTGGTGGTGCTGGACGCTGAAAGGTCGATTCAGTTCTGGAACGACGGTGCCGAGCGGCTGTTTGGCTGGGACGAGAGTCAGGTAGTCGGCCGCCCGTATGCCGACACGCTGGCCGAATCACCGGAGACGCTCGATAGGCTGCTGGCGTCACTTGTCGACGGTGAATCGCTCACCGGCGTCGAATCCTGTCACCGGCACGCCAACGGGTCATCGCTCGACGTGCGGCTGTGGGGTGCGCCACTCACCGGCGAGAGCACGGACGGTGCATCGCTGTTCGTCCACGACATCTCGGAGCAAAAACAACGCGAGCAGCGACTCACGGTCCTCAACCGCCTGTTTCGGCATAACATCCGCAACGACGTGACCGTCATCCGCGGGCATCTGGAGCTACTCAGCGACGAACGGGAGAGCGAGCATATCGACATTATTGCGGACCGTATCGAGGATATCCGTGGTTTGAGTGAGGCTGCCCACCAGATTGAGAAACTACAAAACAGCGACGAGACAGAACAGACAACCTTCGACCCGCGTGTATTGCTCTGTGACCGGGCCGGCCGCCTGCAAGCCGAGCACACGACCATCGAACTCCGACAAGACTTGCAGGTCGAGGGCCACGTCGTCGGTCACGAACTCCTGCCGTACGCGTTTGATAACGTCCTCGACAACGCAGTGGAACACAATGATGCCGACACGCCTCAGGTCGACGTGGTAGTCGAACCGGCGGTCGAAGGTGACCGCGTCGTGCTCCGAGTAGCTGACAACGGGCCGGGGCTCCCTGAGACGGAGCAGGCGGTTCTCACAACTGGAACGGAGACACCGCTCACGCACAGCACGGGCACGGGGCTGTGGCTCACGCAGTGGATCGTCCGCGAGTCGGATGGGTCGATCTCGGTGTCGGAGAGCCGGTTCGGAGGAACCGAAGTCGAGATCCGCCTCCGGCGGCCAGTCGACTAG
- the mvaD gene encoding phosphomevalonate decarboxylase MvaD, producing the protein MKATAKAHPIQGLVKYHGMRDEELRLPYHDSISVCTAPSHSKTTAAFDPNREVDVYVIDGETVTGRGAERIDAVVDHVRDLAGIDHGVRFESANNFPTNIGFGSSSSGFAAAAMALVEAAGLDMTRPEISTVARRGSSSAARAVTGAFSHLRTGMNDRDCRSERIETDLEDDLRIVAGMVPSYKETEEAHKEAAESHMFESRMAHIHSQISDMRDALYDGDFDAVFDLAEKDSLSLAAATMTGPAGWVYWQPRTIEIFNAVRELRNTEDVPVYFSVDTGASVYINTTEEYVGRVEETVADCGVDTRVWDVGGPAQILDEDKALF; encoded by the coding sequence ATGAAAGCGACCGCGAAGGCACATCCGATTCAGGGGCTGGTCAAGTACCACGGGATGCGCGACGAGGAACTGCGACTGCCGTACCACGACAGCATCTCCGTCTGTACCGCGCCGAGCCACTCGAAGACGACGGCCGCCTTCGACCCGAACCGCGAGGTGGACGTGTACGTCATCGACGGCGAAACGGTCACCGGCCGCGGGGCCGAGCGTATCGACGCCGTCGTGGACCACGTCCGCGACCTCGCCGGCATCGACCACGGCGTCCGCTTCGAGTCAGCGAACAACTTCCCGACGAACATCGGCTTTGGCTCGTCCTCATCCGGCTTTGCCGCCGCGGCGATGGCCCTTGTCGAGGCGGCCGGTCTCGACATGACGCGACCGGAAATCTCGACCGTCGCACGCCGCGGCTCTTCCTCGGCCGCCCGCGCAGTGACGGGTGCGTTCTCTCACCTCCGGACCGGCATGAACGACAGGGACTGCCGGAGCGAGCGCATCGAGACGGACCTCGAAGACGACCTGCGAATTGTCGCCGGGATGGTCCCATCCTACAAGGAAACCGAGGAAGCCCACAAGGAGGCCGCCGAGAGCCACATGTTCGAATCCCGGATGGCCCACATTCACAGCCAGATTTCGGACATGCGCGACGCGCTGTACGACGGCGACTTCGACGCTGTCTTCGACCTCGCCGAGAAAGACTCCCTGTCGCTGGCCGCCGCAACAATGACCGGCCCCGCCGGCTGGGTGTACTGGCAGCCCCGCACCATCGAGATATTCAACGCCGTCAGAGAACTCCGGAACACCGAGGACGTGCCGGTGTACTTCTCCGTCGACACCGGCGCGAGCGTCTACATCAATACGACTGAGGAGTACGTCGGCCGCGTCGAAGAGACGGTCGCCGACTGCGGCGTCGACACCCGCGTCTGGGATGTTGGCGGCCCCGCACAGATTCTCGACGAGGACAAGGCGCTGTTCTGA
- a CDS encoding cob(I)yrinic acid a,c-diamide adenosyltransferase has product MTIYTGRGDQGQTDLRNMERVSKDSRRIEAYGTVDEVNALVGVVRPTGHDDIDEKLRVVQNHLHIVQADFANPSPEEGDPRIQESHVETLEELIDEADSELDPLESFILPSGSEPGAKLHHARAVCRRAERRCVSFAAEEAGVNETAIIYLNRLSDALFTLARLVNKREGIREENPEY; this is encoded by the coding sequence ATGACTATCTATACCGGCCGCGGCGATCAGGGCCAGACAGACCTCCGGAACATGGAGCGGGTCTCGAAGGACAGCCGCCGCATCGAGGCGTACGGCACCGTCGACGAAGTGAACGCGCTGGTCGGCGTCGTCAGACCGACCGGTCACGACGACATCGACGAGAAGCTCCGCGTCGTCCAGAACCATCTCCACATCGTGCAGGCCGACTTCGCCAACCCAAGCCCAGAGGAGGGCGACCCGCGGATACAGGAGTCCCACGTCGAGACGCTGGAAGAACTCATCGACGAGGCCGACTCAGAGCTGGACCCGCTCGAATCGTTCATCCTCCCATCCGGGTCGGAACCCGGGGCGAAGCTCCACCACGCCCGCGCGGTCTGTCGCCGCGCAGAGCGCCGCTGTGTCTCCTTCGCCGCCGAGGAGGCTGGCGTCAATGAGACGGCTATCATCTACCTGAACCGGCTCTCTGACGCCCTGTTTACGCTTGCCCGCCTCGTCAACAAGCGTGAAGGCATCCGCGAGGAGAACCCCGAGTACTGA
- the msrA gene encoding peptide-methionine (S)-S-oxide reductase MsrA → MTPSAYEPTHPTALAADAEAPPPSATATATFGMGCFWGPDARFGATPGVVRTRVGYAGGTEPDPSYYSLGDHTEVVQVEYNPDTVSYEALLDVFWANHAPFSAPLKRQYRGVVLAHDDQQCEAAKRTRDDLESRTGKSVETAIETLDQFYLAEDYHQKYELRSTPVVADELEDTYGDAFVDSTVAARLNGFVAGHGEDDEREALFAELDISPAALSEVRRRL, encoded by the coding sequence ATGACTCCGAGTGCGTACGAGCCGACCCATCCAACAGCACTGGCTGCCGATGCGGAGGCACCGCCGCCGTCGGCGACTGCAACGGCGACGTTCGGCATGGGCTGTTTCTGGGGCCCGGACGCGCGGTTCGGCGCGACACCAGGTGTGGTCAGGACCCGGGTCGGCTACGCTGGCGGAACGGAACCGGACCCGAGCTACTATTCGCTGGGCGACCACACCGAGGTTGTGCAGGTCGAGTACAACCCTGACACGGTGAGCTACGAAGCGCTGCTGGACGTGTTCTGGGCGAATCATGCACCGTTCTCTGCACCCCTGAAGCGCCAGTACCGCGGCGTGGTGTTGGCACACGACGACCAGCAGTGCGAGGCCGCCAAGCGGACACGAGACGACCTCGAATCGCGGACCGGGAAGTCCGTCGAGACGGCCATCGAAACACTCGACCAGTTCTATCTGGCGGAAGACTACCATCAGAAGTACGAACTCCGCTCGACGCCAGTAGTCGCCGACGAACTCGAAGACACCTACGGCGACGCGTTCGTCGATTCGACGGTCGCCGCCCGGCTCAACGGCTTCGTCGCCGGCCACGGCGAGGACGACGAACGCGAGGCGCTGTTTGCCGAACTGGATATTTCACCGGCTGCGCTTTCGGAGGTCCGCCGCCGACTCTGA
- a CDS encoding DUF7511 domain-containing protein — protein sequence MNLDPDGAGSATTEQAQAPHELSMTVVEYTGEPDRCTVSPRGLSGIAKLSTWITVDKRVVVDLDAMR from the coding sequence ATGAATCTCGACCCGGATGGTGCAGGGAGCGCGACCACCGAACAGGCGCAGGCCCCGCACGAGCTGTCGATGACCGTGGTTGAGTACACCGGTGAACCGGACCGCTGTACCGTGTCACCGCGGGGGCTTTCCGGCATTGCCAAGCTATCGACGTGGATTACCGTGGACAAGCGAGTCGTGGTCGACCTAGATGCGATGCGGTGA
- a CDS encoding response regulator, which translates to MSIEVLLVDEDVDVLEIVGTFLGQEDGFEITTEADPEAALDLATDGDFDAVVSDYKMPRLDGMELCAALRENGVDIPFLLFTAREHDDVADAATEHGVTAVVQKGTGTEQYSVLADRIRDTI; encoded by the coding sequence ATGAGTATCGAGGTCCTACTGGTAGACGAGGACGTAGACGTTCTAGAAATCGTCGGGACGTTTCTGGGACAGGAAGACGGATTCGAAATAACGACGGAGGCCGACCCAGAGGCGGCACTGGACCTGGCCACTGACGGCGATTTCGACGCAGTCGTCAGTGACTACAAGATGCCCCGGCTCGACGGGATGGAGCTGTGTGCCGCGCTTCGGGAGAACGGCGTTGACATCCCGTTCCTGCTGTTTACGGCCCGTGAGCACGACGATGTCGCAGATGCCGCCACAGAGCACGGCGTCACTGCCGTGGTCCAGAAAGGGACGGGCACGGAGCAGTACAGCGTGCTCGCCGACCGGATCCGCGACACTATCTAG
- a CDS encoding PAS domain S-box protein, with protein MSDMPNLLYVCPAGEDADTAIPDAPVSVTAVATVTDALSELAEHGYDVVVCEQHLSGSETGLDVLAAIREQYDALPVVLCTAEPDGTVAARATRLDVTEYVPRSEVSLTDRVYDIVTQGREPTGRDDGSDPPAAPDDRPTRLPPELADSFDAIAGSISDAVVTIDADSEVVYANDEAVELTGYDRKELVGDDFAKVIPEHLRSAHFEGLDRYLRTGNRNVDWDYLELPLVTAAGDQLTVAVSFGDFERNGQWFCTGVLRDISDRKERERALEETNRRLDLALDGTDTGVYEWNLETDEMVWDEATAELFGTTPTAFEGTASAFYEYIHPDDRQSLEAAFERVSEKDERVDAEFRTDVDGETRWLRTRGVIEERDAQAPRLVAIATDITARKERERTLRANNDSLQELTQLATGNGLSEAETVGRVIEIGLDRLDMAFGYLSRIEDGVHEIQTVTGNTPLESGTETPLADTYCQRVLDSGDLYAIADATTEGGHAADVYQQSGVACYAGGLITVAGEPYGTLCFGDEQARSESFSDSEEAFMKLLVEWVNHELERRHREDELERYENIIEAVDDGVYALDSEGYFEFVNQAMTDLTGYSEEELLGSYTGFIKNDGVVERAESIVQEMIFEDRDDEETFELSIQQASGGSFPAQDHMTLLYDDDERFAGTAGVIRDITEQKRRDEALSGLLDTTRSLMQAQTPQEVAETVIEATRSDLGFDHSLVRLYDEETDTLRPAAASDKVPDRPVYNADEGFPGEAFERGDPLVIDEFDRVDNYDSDVLSATMYLPMGDHGVVSVGAQQGHEFTESDVSVGKILASNAAAAFDRVERERSLLRYESVVENVRDMMYVLDDEGRFQLVTEPLAEWLGYERATLLGQHPRIVLDQDAIDEFTCRIGDLCQQGGTGAVQLETALETAHGEQRPAEIEVSLIDADQFRGTVGVVRDLTELKQARAELEDERDRFSYLFNTLPDAVIETETVADESVVRSVNPAFSDVFGYGQDTAVDSPLSDLLRLPDATNDELPQFDDGQADGDPFQTELRLMTETGFRDFLFRGVPYSRDGDSVRGFGIYTDITEQRERERRLKLLNRVLRHNLRNDLTVVLGMADALDERIDDENHRSILHRLQRKAEEMASLSERARDMERSVRRDQFGTGPVEVSATITDIVSSHRDKHAGKIETHLPETPVTAGDGRLHRILGELVENSLEHGGDDPSVRVDVQVDRQTVSITVADDGPGIPQHELDVVTGDEPITQLRHGTGLGLWLVVWVAETYGGTVDFGSGSDGGAVVTLKLPRIDV; from the coding sequence ATGTCCGATATGCCGAATTTGTTGTACGTATGCCCTGCCGGCGAAGACGCGGACACAGCCATACCTGACGCACCGGTCTCAGTCACGGCAGTCGCCACCGTGACGGACGCGCTGTCGGAACTGGCCGAGCACGGCTACGATGTCGTCGTCTGTGAACAGCACCTGTCAGGGTCAGAAACCGGGCTAGATGTGTTAGCGGCGATACGTGAGCAGTACGACGCGCTCCCGGTCGTTCTCTGTACGGCCGAGCCAGACGGGACGGTCGCCGCTCGCGCGACACGGCTTGATGTAACCGAGTACGTCCCTCGCAGCGAAGTGTCGCTGACAGATCGGGTGTACGACATCGTGACGCAGGGACGCGAACCGACAGGCCGAGACGACGGGAGCGACCCACCGGCGGCTCCCGATGACCGGCCGACGCGGCTCCCGCCGGAACTTGCAGACTCTTTTGATGCCATCGCCGGCAGTATCTCCGACGCCGTCGTCACCATCGACGCCGACAGCGAGGTCGTATACGCAAACGACGAGGCTGTCGAACTGACGGGCTACGACCGCAAGGAACTAGTCGGCGACGACTTCGCGAAAGTCATTCCCGAACATCTGCGAAGCGCTCACTTCGAGGGATTGGATCGATACCTTCGGACTGGCAACCGGAACGTCGACTGGGACTACCTCGAACTGCCGCTCGTGACCGCCGCCGGAGACCAGCTGACCGTCGCGGTGTCGTTCGGCGATTTCGAGCGAAACGGGCAGTGGTTCTGTACGGGCGTTCTCAGGGACATCTCCGACCGAAAGGAGCGCGAACGGGCCCTCGAAGAGACGAACCGGCGACTCGACCTGGCGCTGGACGGAACGGACACCGGCGTCTACGAGTGGAATCTAGAAACTGACGAGATGGTCTGGGACGAGGCGACCGCGGAACTCTTCGGGACGACACCGACGGCCTTCGAAGGCACCGCCTCGGCGTTCTACGAGTATATCCACCCCGACGACCGCCAGTCGCTCGAAGCGGCGTTCGAGCGGGTGTCTGAAAAAGATGAACGGGTCGACGCCGAGTTCCGTACCGACGTCGACGGGGAGACGCGGTGGCTCCGGACGCGCGGAGTCATCGAGGAACGCGACGCACAGGCTCCGCGTCTCGTCGCCATCGCCACGGATATCACAGCACGCAAGGAGCGCGAACGGACGCTGCGTGCCAACAACGACTCGCTACAGGAGCTGACACAGCTTGCTACCGGAAACGGACTCAGCGAGGCCGAGACCGTCGGTCGAGTCATCGAAATCGGGCTGGACCGACTCGACATGGCGTTTGGCTACCTGAGCCGTATCGAGGACGGAGTCCACGAAATCCAGACGGTCACCGGGAACACCCCTCTCGAATCCGGGACAGAGACGCCGCTTGCGGATACCTACTGCCAGCGAGTGCTCGACTCCGGTGACCTCTATGCGATTGCCGATGCCACCACCGAGGGGGGACACGCGGCGGACGTGTACCAGCAAAGCGGCGTCGCGTGCTACGCCGGTGGCCTCATCACGGTCGCCGGCGAGCCATACGGAACGCTCTGTTTCGGGGACGAACAGGCCCGGTCGGAGTCGTTCTCCGATAGCGAGGAGGCGTTCATGAAACTGCTCGTTGAGTGGGTCAACCACGAACTCGAACGCCGCCACCGTGAGGACGAACTCGAACGGTACGAGAACATCATCGAGGCGGTCGACGACGGCGTGTACGCCCTCGACTCCGAAGGGTACTTCGAGTTCGTCAATCAGGCGATGACCGACCTGACGGGCTACTCCGAGGAAGAGCTGCTTGGCTCGTACACCGGCTTCATCAAGAACGACGGCGTCGTCGAGCGCGCCGAATCTATCGTTCAGGAGATGATATTCGAGGACCGCGACGACGAGGAGACGTTCGAACTGTCGATCCAGCAGGCGTCGGGAGGGTCGTTCCCTGCGCAAGACCACATGACGCTACTGTACGACGACGACGAGCGATTCGCCGGGACCGCAGGCGTTATTCGGGATATCACGGAGCAGAAACGGCGTGACGAGGCGTTGTCCGGACTACTGGACACGACCCGGTCGCTCATGCAGGCACAGACGCCCCAGGAAGTCGCCGAAACGGTCATCGAGGCGACCCGGTCGGACCTCGGGTTCGACCACTCGCTCGTGCGGCTGTACGACGAGGAGACGGACACGCTCCGGCCAGCCGCTGCCAGCGACAAAGTCCCGGACCGGCCGGTATACAACGCCGACGAGGGGTTTCCCGGAGAAGCGTTCGAGCGCGGCGACCCGCTGGTCATCGACGAGTTCGACCGGGTCGACAACTACGACTCCGACGTTCTGTCGGCGACGATGTACCTCCCGATGGGTGACCACGGTGTCGTGAGTGTCGGTGCGCAACAGGGACACGAGTTCACCGAATCGGATGTCTCCGTCGGGAAGATTCTCGCGTCCAATGCAGCCGCCGCGTTCGACCGCGTCGAGCGCGAGCGGAGCCTGTTGCGGTACGAATCAGTGGTCGAAAATGTCCGTGATATGATGTACGTCCTCGACGACGAAGGCCGGTTCCAGTTGGTCACCGAACCGCTCGCGGAATGGCTCGGCTACGAGCGGGCGACGCTTCTGGGCCAGCACCCGCGCATTGTTCTCGATCAGGACGCGATTGATGAGTTTACATGTCGCATCGGTGACCTCTGTCAGCAGGGCGGAACCGGGGCGGTCCAGCTCGAAACGGCGCTGGAAACGGCACACGGAGAGCAGCGCCCGGCAGAGATCGAGGTGTCGCTGATCGACGCGGACCAGTTTCGTGGTACCGTCGGCGTCGTCCGGGACCTGACTGAACTCAAGCAGGCGCGGGCAGAGCTGGAAGACGAACGCGACCGGTTCTCGTACCTGTTTAATACGCTTCCAGACGCCGTCATCGAGACGGAGACAGTTGCGGATGAGTCGGTCGTCAGATCAGTCAACCCCGCGTTTTCCGACGTGTTCGGGTACGGTCAGGACACGGCCGTCGACAGTCCCCTATCCGACCTCCTCCGGCTGCCGGACGCTACGAACGACGAACTACCCCAGTTTGACGATGGACAGGCAGACGGCGACCCTTTCCAGACTGAACTCCGACTGATGACCGAGACAGGGTTCCGTGACTTCCTCTTCCGGGGCGTGCCATACAGCCGGGACGGCGACAGCGTCCGCGGGTTCGGTATCTACACGGACATAACCGAACAGCGCGAGCGTGAGCGCCGGCTGAAACTGCTCAACCGGGTCCTGCGGCACAATCTCAGAAACGACCTGACCGTCGTCCTTGGCATGGCTGACGCGCTGGACGAGCGAATCGACGACGAGAATCATCGCTCCATTCTCCACAGGCTCCAGCGAAAGGCCGAAGAGATGGCGTCGCTGAGCGAGCGCGCACGCGACATGGAGCGGTCCGTGCGCCGCGACCAGTTTGGCACGGGCCCGGTCGAGGTGTCAGCGACTATCACGGATATCGTGTCATCGCATCGTGATAAGCACGCCGGCAAAATTGAAACACACCTCCCGGAGACGCCGGTTACGGCGGGTGACGGGCGGCTACATCGAATTCTGGGCGAACTCGTCGAAAACAGCCTCGAACACGGCGGCGATGACCCTTCGGTCCGCGTCGACGTCCAGGTGGACCGACAAACCGTCTCTATCACGGTCGCTGACGACGGGCCGGGGATTCCACAGCACGAACTCGATGTTGTGACGGGCGACGAACCAATAACGCAACTGCGCCACGGAACCGGACTCGGCCTGTGGCTGGTCGTCTGGGTGGCCGAAACCTACGGCGGCACGGTGGACTTCGGTAGCGGTTCGGACGGTGGGGCAGTCGTCACGCTGAAACTGCCCCGGATAGACGTCTAG
- the gcvPB gene encoding aminomethyl-transferring glycine dehydrogenase subunit GcvPB — translation MKYDQARWTDDSDDLYEPLLSEKTSKTVDIEDSPLPDDLTRDSLSLPDPAEPELARHYTRLSQMNYGVESGPFPLGSCTMKYNPSFTEDVAARADAAIHPGRPDSTVQGTLALCHRLQDYLGRIGGMDAVTLQPPAGAAGEFTGIQIAKAYHEHNDDERSEVVIPDSAHGTNFATAAMAGYEVVELPSGDDGRVDIEALEAAVGDDTAALMLTNPNTLGLFERDIEHVADIVHDAGGLLYYDGANLNALLGRARPGDMGFDVMHYNVHKTFATPHGGGGPGAGPVGVREELAQFLPNPHVRERGGNYEHYEPANSIGKVHGFYGNWPVLLKTFAYIARLGDEGLRDASAKAVLNANYLAEQIEYEVPFGPFHHEFVASAGEQDAADAAKRMLDYGVHPPTTKWPEIVDEALMTEPTEGETKRSLDQLAAAFNAVAGDSDAELADAPSRPAAKRIDQVTAARNPQLSWQALDDM, via the coding sequence GTGAAATACGATCAAGCGCGCTGGACCGACGACAGCGACGACCTGTACGAGCCGCTGCTCTCGGAGAAGACGAGCAAGACAGTTGACATCGAGGATTCGCCGCTGCCAGATGATCTGACGCGGGACAGCCTCTCACTACCGGACCCGGCCGAGCCTGAACTGGCCCGGCACTATACGCGCCTCTCGCAGATGAACTACGGCGTCGAGAGCGGGCCGTTCCCGCTCGGCTCGTGTACGATGAAGTACAACCCCTCCTTCACCGAGGACGTGGCTGCACGGGCGGACGCCGCCATCCACCCTGGCCGACCCGATTCGACGGTACAGGGGACGCTGGCGCTGTGTCACCGGCTCCAGGACTATCTGGGCCGCATCGGCGGCATGGACGCCGTAACGCTGCAGCCGCCGGCCGGCGCGGCCGGTGAGTTCACCGGCATCCAGATCGCGAAGGCCTACCACGAACACAACGACGACGAGCGCTCGGAGGTCGTCATCCCGGACTCGGCGCACGGCACGAACTTCGCGACGGCGGCGATGGCTGGCTACGAGGTCGTGGAGCTACCGAGCGGTGACGACGGCCGCGTCGACATCGAGGCGCTGGAGGCGGCCGTCGGCGACGACACTGCCGCGCTGATGCTCACGAACCCCAACACGCTTGGGCTGTTCGAGCGCGATATCGAGCACGTCGCCGACATCGTCCACGACGCCGGCGGCCTGCTGTACTACGACGGCGCGAACCTCAACGCCTTGCTTGGGCGCGCTCGCCCCGGCGACATGGGCTTCGACGTGATGCACTACAACGTCCACAAGACGTTCGCGACACCCCACGGCGGCGGTGGCCCCGGTGCCGGCCCGGTCGGCGTCCGCGAGGAACTGGCCCAGTTCCTCCCGAACCCACACGTCAGGGAACGTGGTGGCAACTACGAACACTACGAGCCGGCGAACTCGATCGGGAAGGTGCATGGCTTCTACGGCAACTGGCCGGTATTGCTCAAGACCTTTGCGTACATCGCCAGATTGGGCGACGAAGGCCTCCGAGACGCCAGCGCGAAGGCCGTGCTGAACGCGAACTACCTCGCTGAGCAGATAGAGTACGAGGTGCCATTTGGCCCGTTCCATCACGAGTTCGTCGCCAGCGCGGGCGAGCAGGACGCTGCTGACGCGGCCAAGCGGATGCTCGATTACGGCGTCCATCCGCCGACGACGAAGTGGCCCGAAATCGTCGACGAGGCGTTGATGACCGAGCCCACGGAAGGAGAGACCAAGCGCTCGCTGGACCAGCTCGCGGCCGCATTCAACGCTGTGGCCGGTGATTCGGACGCCGAACTGGCCGATGCGCCGTCGCGTCCGGCGGCGAAACGCATCGATCAGGTGACCGCGGCCCGGAACCCACAGCTCTCCTGGCAGGCGCTTGACGACATGTAG
- the gcvPA gene encoding aminomethyl-transferring glycine dehydrogenase subunit GcvPA, translating into MSNSNSHATGSPYAPQTAAETAAMLDVVGADDLESLFDVPESVAFDGEFGIDARSERATRREVAGLLSRNADLTEFLGRGHYDHYVPSVVDDLASRSEFLTSYTQYQPEVAQGFLQALFEFQSMLVELTGLDVANCSMYDDATALGEAATLSQRVRSVSGDRILVPEHLREGKRAVLSNYAEGPDLTVESYPMTDGVADVPALADEIGDDTAMVYAESPTVRGVIEERLGAIGDLAHDHDALFCLGSDPIALSLLERPANVGADVVVGDAASLGTGTAYGFGLGMFVTREEYLRQVPGRLVGASEDAADRRAYTLTLQTREQHIRKERATSNICTNQAWVALRTAMHAAWLGPDGLVDLAEDCVTRARDLADRLDDIVGVTAPIHGRHHFREFLAHTDQPASAIVADLAADGFAVHAVDDHLVQVCVTETTTDATDEFVAAFREVAK; encoded by the coding sequence ATGAGTAACAGTAACTCACATGCGACAGGCAGTCCGTACGCACCGCAGACGGCCGCAGAAACCGCGGCGATGCTCGATGTTGTCGGAGCCGACGACCTTGAGTCGCTGTTCGACGTTCCCGAGTCCGTGGCCTTCGACGGCGAGTTCGGCATCGACGCCCGGAGCGAGCGGGCGACGCGCCGGGAAGTCGCTGGCCTTCTGAGCCGCAACGCCGACCTGACTGAGTTTCTCGGCCGCGGCCACTATGACCATTACGTCCCGAGCGTTGTTGACGACCTCGCAAGCCGGTCGGAGTTCCTGACCTCCTACACGCAGTACCAGCCCGAGGTCGCACAGGGATTCCTGCAGGCCCTCTTTGAGTTCCAGTCGATGCTGGTGGAACTCACAGGACTGGACGTTGCCAACTGCTCGATGTACGACGACGCGACGGCGCTGGGCGAGGCGGCGACGCTCTCCCAGCGCGTCCGCTCGGTGTCCGGCGACCGGATTCTGGTTCCTGAACACCTCCGGGAGGGCAAACGCGCCGTCCTGTCGAACTATGCCGAGGGACCAGACCTCACGGTCGAGTCCTACCCGATGACCGACGGCGTCGCCGACGTGCCGGCGCTGGCCGACGAGATCGGCGACGACACCGCGATGGTATACGCCGAGTCGCCGACAGTCCGTGGCGTTATCGAAGAACGGCTCGGCGCAATCGGTGACCTTGCCCACGACCATGACGCGCTGTTCTGTCTCGGCTCGGATCCGATCGCGCTGTCCCTGCTGGAGCGCCCAGCCAATGTCGGAGCCGACGTGGTCGTCGGCGACGCCGCGTCGCTGGGGACTGGCACCGCCTACGGCTTCGGGCTGGGGATGTTCGTCACCCGCGAGGAGTATCTGCGGCAGGTCCCCGGTCGGCTGGTCGGGGCCAGTGAAGACGCCGCCGACCGCCGCGCGTACACGCTAACACTTCAGACGCGGGAGCAACACATCCGCAAGGAGCGGGCCACTTCGAACATCTGTACGAATCAGGCGTGGGTTGCGCTCCGAACCGCGATGCACGCCGCGTGGCTCGGTCCGGACGGGCTGGTCGATCTTGCTGAAGACTGCGTCACCCGCGCTCGTGACCTGGCCGACCGCCTCGACGATATTGTCGGGGTGACGGCCCCGATTCACGGCCGCCACCACTTCCGGGAGTTCCTCGCACACACGGACCAGCCCGCAAGCGCCATCGTTGCCGACCTCGCAGCCGATGGCTTCGCGGTCCACGCGGTCGACGACCACCTGGTGCAGGTGTGTGTGACCGAGACCACTACTGATGCCACAGACGAGTTCGTGGCGGCGTTCCGGGAGGTGGCGAAATGA